The following proteins are encoded in a genomic region of Synechococcus sp. ROS8604:
- a CDS encoding efflux RND transporter permease subunit, which produces MSFADPFIKRPVLTSVCSIAIFIAGLVVSQTLPIEFVPDVAPSQIRISATYPGGNASIVEKSVTDQLEDLLSDTPGVDYLISSSTADSSTIQMYLAPETSADTAMLDAQNRIQKGIQNLPQVTQDMGVSVSQSTDTTLSGYMITSDQGQYNSAYLATLIEDTLKKQIQLINGVGTVTIYPTDSRFQVFLDPDLLKAYDLTIEEVAQQIRSQNSPSSAGNVGAPFITDNASYSYPVLVKDGGYIQTVEQFENLAVRTAPSGALIRVKDIGNVEYISNPASSLKTLDGYPASFIVINQKSGSNAVQVAREIEKVINDFKKLAPPGIRVVQMTDRKSFILDSIENVTDALGLAVVLVLVTLVLFLKKWRTVLIPALAIPVAIVGTFLFLGLFDFTLNFLTLTGLVLATGLVVDDAILVVESVSKNMEAGMPPKRAAFSTMNELSGAVVSTSLVLITLFVPVTLIASSVGKIYQQFAVTIIFAIAISTFNALTFSPMMAGLILLPGDQKTASKWVTGIGGLIVGALFGMFTRANFGDLIVPIAIAFFGVAGFYLNKVFQAFESVYAAIEKRFAVLVEYLIHKHRVVTACLVPAFMLTFFLFKSTPSGLIPQEDMNTLLGTMQLASGASLPATAKVAAQASSILKKEQQSKDSAIKDAIVIAGAGSPESMFVYASLKPLEDRPKKSQGADAQQLSLAAKLFTLPTSFPPTFFQEPMINVAQNSSIIMLLVDKSNGTYTFEELNEFAQRFRGPAQRDPSIASINTTFSPDSPAYEITINRSKLSSLGVDFDKAMNTLSELAGGSRVNQTSIPGGLRDVRMISDSRGRNEIDDLLNYSVQSEKTGDMVKVRQFADVELISTPPSIDHFSFNRSVKFSIQAAPGFSQGQVIDRLEAIFAENNFKDLGVEFDGLARTQVQSGSQILILFALAGLAVFLILSATYESYITSTTILLTVPLAILGSLLFVKMRSMDINVFSQVGLLMLIGLAAKNAILVVEFADQGMANGLEAAQAALEAAKSRLRPILMTSIASLAGFLPLVVARNAGANAQQSIGTVVFGGLLVGTILSLGVVPSVYVFIKNLEARWFKPDRTIRPDV; this is translated from the coding sequence ATGTCATTTGCCGATCCCTTTATAAAAAGACCCGTTCTTACGAGTGTTTGTAGTATTGCAATTTTTATTGCTGGACTAGTCGTTTCTCAAACGCTGCCAATTGAATTTGTTCCTGATGTTGCGCCATCCCAGATACGAATTTCTGCTACTTATCCTGGTGGAAATGCCAGCATTGTTGAAAAATCAGTCACTGATCAGTTAGAGGATTTGCTCTCCGATACGCCTGGTGTAGATTACTTAATATCTAGTTCAACAGCAGACTCTAGCACCATACAGATGTATTTGGCGCCAGAAACCTCTGCTGATACGGCAATGTTGGATGCGCAAAATCGCATTCAAAAAGGGATCCAAAACTTGCCACAAGTCACACAAGATATGGGTGTGAGTGTTAGCCAGTCTACTGATACTACGCTCAGTGGCTATATGATCACATCTGATCAAGGTCAATATAATTCAGCATATCTTGCAACCTTGATCGAGGATACTCTGAAAAAGCAGATTCAGCTCATTAATGGTGTAGGTACAGTTACTATTTATCCCACAGATTCCCGATTTCAGGTGTTTTTAGACCCTGATTTGCTTAAAGCCTATGATTTAACAATTGAGGAAGTTGCTCAACAAATACGATCACAAAATTCCCCATCATCAGCCGGTAATGTCGGAGCACCTTTTATTACTGATAATGCCTCCTACTCTTATCCAGTACTGGTTAAAGATGGTGGATATATTCAGACAGTAGAGCAATTTGAAAATCTTGCAGTGAGAACAGCACCCTCTGGAGCACTGATTCGAGTGAAGGATATCGGTAACGTTGAATATATTTCAAACCCAGCCTCTTCTTTGAAGACTCTTGATGGTTATCCTGCAAGCTTTATAGTTATTAATCAAAAATCAGGCAGTAATGCGGTCCAGGTTGCGAGAGAAATAGAAAAAGTTATCAACGACTTTAAAAAATTAGCCCCCCCTGGTATACGGGTTGTGCAGATGACAGATAGAAAGTCTTTTATTTTGGATTCTATTGAAAATGTAACAGATGCTCTTGGGTTGGCCGTTGTCTTGGTGTTAGTTACTCTTGTGTTGTTTTTAAAAAAGTGGCGAACAGTATTGATCCCTGCCTTGGCTATTCCAGTGGCAATCGTTGGTACTTTTTTGTTTTTAGGCTTATTTGATTTTACTCTAAATTTTCTTACTCTTACTGGACTTGTTCTTGCCACCGGTTTAGTGGTTGATGATGCAATTCTGGTGGTTGAGTCTGTGTCCAAAAATATGGAAGCAGGCATGCCACCAAAACGAGCTGCATTCTCCACGATGAATGAGCTCTCAGGTGCTGTGGTCTCTACCTCTCTGGTCTTGATCACTTTGTTTGTCCCAGTCACTTTGATAGCTTCCTCTGTAGGAAAGATTTATCAGCAGTTTGCCGTTACAATTATTTTTGCGATTGCAATATCTACATTTAATGCTTTAACGTTTTCGCCAATGATGGCGGGTTTGATACTGCTTCCTGGTGACCAAAAAACTGCATCTAAATGGGTGACTGGAATAGGGGGATTAATAGTAGGTGCTCTATTTGGCATGTTCACTCGTGCAAACTTCGGTGATTTGATTGTCCCAATTGCGATTGCTTTTTTTGGTGTTGCAGGATTCTATCTAAACAAAGTGTTCCAGGCTTTTGAGTCTGTATACGCCGCTATTGAAAAAAGATTTGCGGTTCTTGTGGAGTATTTGATCCATAAGCATCGTGTTGTGACTGCCTGCTTGGTTCCAGCTTTCATGCTTACGTTCTTCTTATTTAAATCAACGCCTTCAGGTTTGATTCCTCAAGAAGATATGAATACTTTGCTTGGTACAATGCAGTTAGCCTCAGGTGCGTCCCTCCCAGCAACGGCCAAGGTTGCTGCGCAAGCATCTTCTATTCTGAAAAAAGAGCAGCAATCGAAAGACTCTGCCATTAAAGATGCAATTGTCATTGCAGGTGCTGGAAGCCCGGAAAGCATGTTTGTTTATGCCTCTCTTAAGCCCCTTGAGGATCGTCCTAAGAAATCACAAGGTGCAGATGCGCAGCAGCTATCTCTCGCTGCAAAATTATTCACTCTACCAACTTCTTTCCCTCCTACATTTTTTCAGGAGCCAATGATTAATGTTGCGCAGAATTCTTCTATCATTATGTTGCTTGTAGATAAGAGTAATGGGACGTACACATTTGAGGAGTTGAATGAATTTGCACAGCGCTTCAGAGGACCGGCTCAAAGAGACCCGTCAATTGCGAGTATTAATACAACCTTTTCCCCTGATTCTCCTGCATATGAAATAACAATTAATCGTTCTAAGCTTTCTTCTCTAGGTGTTGATTTTGATAAGGCGATGAATACACTCTCTGAGCTTGCTGGGGGTTCCAGAGTGAATCAGACATCAATTCCTGGCGGCCTCAGGGATGTTCGAATGATTAGTGATTCAAGAGGGAGGAATGAAATTGATGACCTTTTGAATTACTCTGTTCAGTCAGAGAAGACTGGTGATATGGTTAAAGTAAGACAATTTGCTGATGTTGAATTAATCAGTACTCCTCCATCTATTGATCATTTTAGTTTTAATCGGTCGGTTAAATTTTCGATTCAGGCTGCTCCTGGATTCTCGCAGGGGCAAGTGATTGATCGCCTCGAAGCAATCTTTGCTGAGAATAATTTCAAGGATCTTGGTGTTGAGTTTGATGGTCTCGCGCGTACTCAGGTTCAATCCGGTAGTCAGATTTTGATATTATTCGCTTTGGCTGGATTGGCGGTGTTTTTGATTCTTTCGGCAACATATGAAAGCTATATTACGTCTACTACAATTTTATTGACTGTTCCTCTTGCCATATTGGGAAGTCTGCTTTTTGTTAAAATGAGGTCTATGGATATTAATGTATTTTCTCAGGTGGGCTTGCTCATGCTGATTGGCCTTGCTGCAAAGAATGCCATTCTTGTTGTAGAATTTGCTGATCAGGGTATGGCTAATGGCTTGGAGGCGGCTCAAGCAGCTCTCGAAGCTGCAAAATCTAGATTACGCCCGATTCTAATGACATCCATTGCTTCTTTGGCAGGTTTCTTGCCCCTCGTGGTTGCAAGGAATGCAGGAGCAAATGCTCAGCAGTCGATTGGCACGGTTGTGTTCGGCGGCCTTCTCGTGGGAACCATTCTTTCTTTAGGTGTGGTCCCCTCTGTTTATGTTTTCATCAAGAATTTGGAAGCGCGTTGGTTTAAACCGGATCGAACGATCCGTCCGGACGTGTGA
- a CDS encoding efflux RND transporter periplasmic adaptor subunit, with product MILRLQSLRQACNKKYPLRLLCLSFSFLVVGCSSQSKAPQPLPLYADTIVENNFRQVVNAEGVIGNINAVPFKPSQSGIVTQVLVDAGQKVRKGQVLLVLEHQQESAALDTARAKAQEAKIEASRYQSLAAVGAASREDAEQKKIGAIAQANDYIDKQVQLSYRYIKAPFDGVVGSDFIVNVGTYVKEGDTIFYLVNNDELRVQMNVPAVQSKAIALGQSVRIYRDRADKPIAEGQINYVAPFFDVNSEGNSSSPANTLTVQASFPNVQVGLKPLELLQAEIQTGVRNLPAIPTGAISMKAQQPFVFKLIPVKTYLGLNQLDEQQSKPLKALPPNSLIAVESPVALGELQDNQFPVLKGLVAGDKVAISQTKVLSSGMPVKILPNLPAK from the coding sequence ATGATTTTGCGGCTTCAATCGCTAAGACAAGCTTGCAACAAAAAATATCCTTTGCGCCTACTTTGTCTTTCATTTAGTTTTTTGGTTGTTGGTTGTAGCTCTCAATCAAAAGCACCTCAGCCCTTGCCTCTTTATGCGGATACGATCGTTGAAAATAATTTTAGACAGGTGGTGAATGCTGAAGGAGTGATAGGAAATATCAATGCAGTTCCTTTTAAGCCATCGCAAAGTGGTATCGTTACTCAAGTTTTAGTCGATGCTGGTCAAAAGGTTCGAAAGGGTCAGGTTTTGCTTGTTTTAGAGCATCAGCAAGAATCTGCCGCTCTAGATACTGCGAGAGCCAAAGCTCAGGAGGCAAAGATTGAAGCTTCTAGATATCAATCTTTGGCTGCTGTGGGAGCAGCTTCCCGAGAAGATGCAGAACAGAAAAAGATTGGTGCAATAGCTCAAGCCAATGATTATATCGACAAACAAGTTCAATTGAGCTATCGATACATCAAAGCACCTTTTGATGGCGTAGTTGGATCAGATTTTATCGTTAATGTTGGCACCTATGTTAAAGAGGGGGACACTATTTTCTATCTTGTTAATAACGACGAGCTTCGTGTCCAAATGAACGTTCCGGCAGTCCAATCAAAAGCAATTGCTTTGGGTCAATCAGTTCGTATCTATAGAGATCGAGCCGATAAGCCTATTGCTGAGGGGCAAATTAATTATGTCGCCCCATTTTTTGATGTTAATTCTGAAGGTAATTCTTCAAGTCCAGCAAATACATTGACTGTTCAAGCCTCATTCCCAAATGTACAGGTTGGTCTAAAGCCTCTTGAGTTATTGCAAGCAGAAATCCAAACAGGTGTCCGCAATCTGCCGGCCATACCCACAGGTGCAATCTCAATGAAAGCACAGCAACCCTTTGTATTTAAGCTGATTCCTGTTAAGACCTATCTTGGTTTAAATCAGCTAGATGAACAACAAAGTAAACCGCTGAAAGCATTGCCTCCTAATTCTTTAATTGCGGTTGAATCACCTGTTGCTTTAGGCGAGCTTCAGGATAACCAATTCCCTGTCCTAAAAGGATTAGTGGCTGGCGACAAGGTCGCAATTAGTCAGACAAAAGTATTGAGTAGTGGAATGCCAGTCAAAATTCTCCCAAATCTCCCAGCAAAATAA
- the alaS gene encoding alanine--tRNA ligase, with translation MAVARSSRSAAATPRTGAEIRAAFLSFYEERGHKVMASASLIPEDPTVLLTIAGMLPFKPVFLGQQKRPAPRATSSQKCIRTNDIENVGRTARHHTFFEMLGNFSFGDYFKQQAIEWAWELSTDVFGIDTKHLVVSVFREDEEAEQIWRDVVGVNPKRIIRMDEADNFWASGPTGPCGPCSEMYYDFKPERGDEGIDLEDDDRFIEFYNLVFMQYNRDAEGTLTPLANRNIDTGLGLERMAQILQKVPNNYETDLIFPLIQAAADLAGIDYHQLDDAKQTSLKVIGDHSRAVTQLICDGVTASNLGRGYILRRLLRRVVRHGRLLGIHKPFLVTMGEASIALLQDAHPSVLERQDVILAELQREESRFLETLERGEKLLADVLESKPKQISGAQAFELYDTYGFPLELTQEIAEEQGLDVDLAGFEQAMEQQRQRAKAAAVSIDLTLQDAIDQVAADLNATAFEGYELLTPTNSSVQALLVNGEAATSASDGDAVQVVLDRTPFYGEGGGQVGDRGLLVSDGRDGNGLIVVIEGVSRNRGVFVHSGRVQRGRLEVGDLVHGQVDRACRRRAQANHTATHLLQAALKQVVDPGIGQAGSLVDFERLRFDFHCSRAVKPGELEQIETLINGWISDAHSLEVNEMAIDQAKAAGAVAMFGEKYADVVRVVDVPGVSMELCGGTHVSNTAEIGLFKIVSESGVAAGIRRIEAVAGASVLAYLNEREAVVKQLGDRFKAQPGEIVERVVALQEELKSSQKALTAARAELAVAKSAAMATQAVAVGDYQLLVARLDGVDGDGLQGAALGLLDQLGDASAVVLGGLPDPSDQGKVILVAAFGKVVIASGQQAGKFIGAIAKLCGGGGGGRPNLAQAGGRDGAALDAALNTARAELKKTLG, from the coding sequence ATGGCTGTTGCACGTTCGTCGCGATCCGCTGCTGCCACCCCCCGCACCGGTGCGGAGATTCGGGCGGCATTCCTGAGCTTCTATGAGGAGCGGGGCCACAAGGTGATGGCAAGCGCCTCCCTGATTCCAGAAGATCCAACGGTGTTGCTCACCATTGCGGGGATGTTGCCGTTTAAGCCGGTCTTCCTCGGGCAGCAGAAGCGGCCAGCGCCGCGGGCCACAAGTAGTCAAAAGTGCATTCGCACCAACGACATCGAGAACGTGGGCCGTACGGCGCGGCATCACACGTTTTTTGAGATGCTCGGCAACTTTTCGTTTGGCGATTATTTCAAGCAGCAGGCGATTGAGTGGGCCTGGGAGCTGAGTACGGATGTCTTTGGTATCGACACGAAGCATCTGGTGGTAAGTGTCTTCCGTGAAGACGAGGAGGCGGAACAGATTTGGCGTGATGTGGTGGGGGTGAACCCCAAGCGGATCATCCGCATGGACGAAGCCGACAATTTTTGGGCATCTGGCCCGACCGGGCCCTGTGGCCCCTGCTCCGAGATGTACTACGACTTCAAGCCCGAACGCGGTGATGAAGGAATCGATCTCGAGGACGATGACCGCTTCATCGAGTTTTACAACTTGGTGTTCATGCAATACAACCGCGATGCTGAGGGCACCCTCACGCCGCTCGCGAATCGAAACATCGACACCGGTCTGGGCCTGGAGCGGATGGCTCAGATCCTGCAGAAGGTTCCTAATAACTACGAAACAGACCTGATTTTTCCGCTGATTCAAGCGGCGGCTGATCTTGCTGGGATTGACTATCACCAGCTCGACGATGCAAAACAAACGTCTCTCAAGGTGATTGGTGATCACAGCCGTGCTGTGACGCAGCTGATTTGTGATGGCGTCACGGCGAGCAACCTGGGCCGCGGCTATATCCTGCGCCGTCTCTTGCGCCGGGTGGTGAGGCACGGCCGTTTGCTGGGCATTCACAAGCCTTTTCTTGTCACGATGGGAGAAGCTTCGATTGCCCTTCTCCAGGACGCTCATCCCTCGGTGCTTGAGCGCCAGGACGTGATCTTGGCCGAGCTTCAGAGGGAGGAGTCGCGCTTTTTGGAAACCCTGGAGCGTGGGGAGAAGCTGCTGGCAGATGTTCTGGAGAGCAAGCCCAAACAGATCAGTGGTGCCCAAGCCTTTGAGCTCTACGACACCTATGGCTTCCCTCTGGAGCTCACCCAGGAAATTGCCGAAGAGCAAGGCCTCGATGTTGATCTAGCTGGATTCGAGCAGGCGATGGAGCAACAGCGTCAGCGGGCGAAGGCCGCGGCAGTCAGTATCGATCTCACGCTCCAGGATGCGATCGATCAAGTGGCGGCTGATCTCAATGCCACAGCATTTGAGGGGTATGAACTGCTAACGCCGACCAACAGCAGCGTGCAGGCCTTATTGGTTAATGGCGAAGCCGCTACATCCGCCTCGGATGGTGATGCGGTGCAGGTGGTGTTGGACCGCACCCCTTTTTATGGAGAAGGTGGTGGTCAGGTGGGTGATCGCGGTCTTTTGGTGAGTGATGGACGGGATGGCAACGGCTTGATCGTCGTGATTGAGGGCGTTAGCCGCAACCGTGGGGTGTTCGTCCACAGCGGCAGGGTTCAGCGTGGCCGCCTCGAGGTTGGTGATCTGGTGCATGGTCAAGTGGACCGCGCCTGCCGCCGTCGCGCCCAGGCGAATCACACAGCGACACATCTGCTGCAAGCAGCCTTGAAGCAGGTGGTGGATCCGGGAATAGGGCAGGCCGGATCGCTCGTTGATTTTGAGCGACTGCGTTTTGATTTCCACTGCTCAAGGGCCGTGAAACCTGGCGAACTTGAGCAGATCGAGACCTTGATCAATGGCTGGATCAGCGATGCGCACAGTCTTGAAGTTAATGAGATGGCGATTGATCAGGCGAAGGCTGCTGGTGCCGTGGCGATGTTTGGCGAAAAATATGCCGATGTGGTTCGCGTGGTTGATGTTCCCGGCGTGTCGATGGAGCTTTGTGGTGGCACCCATGTGAGCAACACGGCCGAGATTGGTTTGTTCAAGATCGTGAGCGAGAGCGGTGTTGCTGCTGGGATCCGCAGGATTGAAGCGGTGGCCGGTGCGTCCGTGTTGGCCTATCTCAATGAGCGTGAGGCCGTGGTGAAGCAGCTTGGTGACCGCTTCAAGGCGCAGCCTGGCGAGATTGTTGAGCGCGTTGTGGCGTTGCAAGAGGAACTGAAGAGCAGCCAAAAGGCGTTGACTGCGGCCCGGGCTGAATTAGCTGTCGCGAAGTCGGCGGCCATGGCTACCCAAGCTGTAGCGGTTGGTGACTATCAGCTGTTGGTGGCTCGCCTTGATGGTGTGGATGGTGATGGATTGCAAGGCGCCGCTTTGGGATTGCTGGATCAGTTGGGCGATGCCTCGGCTGTTGTGTTGGGAGGTTTGCCTGATCCGAGCGATCAAGGGAAGGTGATTTTGGTGGCAGCTTTTGGGAAGGTGGTGATTGCTAGTGGCCAGCAAGCTGGCAAATTCATTGGTGCGATCGCCAAGCTTTGCGGTGGTGGTGGTGGTGGCCGTCCGAACCTGGCTCAGGCTGGAGGCCGTGACGGGGCGGCTTTGGACGCCGCACTCAATACGGCGCGTGCTGAATTGAAGAAGACTTTGGGATGA
- a CDS encoding DEAD/DEAH box helicase, with protein MSLLHATWLPAIRTPTSSGRAALLVWADTWRVAEPAGPSTTPALHPFTLSPDDLRALLTERDLLPDGIIDAMACLTLPSRSVKPRKKRGTATSSTQEPGWTGLPLQAGEPIPKQTEWWPWQVQGLAIEPMAATAWLSKLPLSGRHPDLADELRWWSHMQRWSLSLVARSRWLPQVELSKGEGYPHRARWVPLLNREEDRRRLEDLASGLPLVATCALPWREPTGKRSNRITRLRPEAMRAANPVACCRPRSGRLRVATLLADLMDAQLRKGFTPNHEGLDPLLRAWEEALSSETGELQLSDEDTERLATASHHWREGVAGNVAAARACLELATPADDEDLWPLRFFLQAEADPTLKLPAGAAWAAGPSGLQLGEIKVDQPSEVLLEGMGRALTVFQPIERGLDSATPESMQLTPAEAFVLVRTAARQLRDVGVGVDLPPSLSGGLASRLGLAIKAELSERSRGFTLGENLDWSWELMIGGVTLTLRELERLAGKRSPLVRHKGAWIELRPNDLKNAERFCAANPDLSLDDALRLTATEGDTMMRLPVHQFDAGPRLQAVLEQYHQQKAPDPLPAPEGFSGQLRPYQERGLGWLAFLHRFDQGACLADDMGLGKTIQLLAFLQHLKAENELKRSVLLIAPTSVLTNWKREATAFTPELNVHEHYGPKRPSTPAALKKALKDVDLVLTSYGLLQRDSELLESHDWQGLVIDEAQAIKNPSAKQSQAVRDLARPKKNSRFRIALTGTPVENRVSELWALMDFLNPRVLGEEEFFRHRYRMPIERYGDLSSLRDLKARVGPFILRRLKTDKSIISDLPEKVELSEWVGLSKEQKSLYAKTVEDTLDAIARAPHGKRHGQVLGLLTKLKQICNHPALALKEQGASEDFLKRSVKLQRLEEILDEVVEAGDRALLFTQFAEWGKLLQDYLQRRWRSEVPFLSGSTSKSERQAMVDRFQEDPRGPQLFLLSLKAGGVGLNLTRASHVFHIDRWWNPAVENQATDRAYRIGQTNRVMVHKFITSGSVEEKIDRMIREKSRLAEDIIGSGEDWLGGLEMGQLKELVSLEDNQS; from the coding sequence ATGAGCCTGCTGCACGCCACCTGGCTCCCAGCCATTCGTACTCCGACCAGCTCTGGACGAGCTGCCCTTTTAGTGTGGGCTGACACGTGGCGCGTTGCCGAACCCGCAGGCCCAAGTACAACCCCCGCCCTTCACCCCTTCACCCTCAGCCCAGATGATCTCAGGGCCTTGCTGACGGAACGGGATCTCTTGCCCGACGGCATTATTGACGCCATGGCATGCCTCACTCTGCCGAGCCGCAGCGTGAAGCCCCGAAAGAAACGTGGCACAGCAACCAGCAGCACTCAAGAACCGGGCTGGACAGGCCTTCCCTTACAAGCTGGAGAGCCGATCCCCAAACAAACAGAGTGGTGGCCTTGGCAGGTACAGGGCCTCGCCATTGAACCAATGGCAGCTACCGCCTGGCTCTCCAAACTTCCTCTTTCAGGACGACATCCTGACTTAGCTGATGAGTTGCGCTGGTGGAGTCACATGCAGCGATGGTCCCTCAGCCTCGTCGCACGAAGTCGCTGGCTCCCGCAAGTCGAGCTAAGCAAGGGTGAGGGCTATCCCCATCGCGCCCGCTGGGTACCGCTCCTGAATCGGGAAGAAGACCGGCGCCGTCTTGAGGACCTGGCCTCAGGGCTTCCTCTCGTTGCCACCTGTGCCCTGCCTTGGCGAGAACCCACCGGCAAACGCAGCAACCGGATCACCAGGCTCAGACCAGAAGCCATGCGCGCCGCGAATCCAGTGGCTTGCTGCCGGCCTCGCAGCGGACGACTACGGGTCGCCACGCTGTTGGCCGATCTGATGGATGCGCAACTGCGCAAAGGCTTCACCCCTAACCATGAAGGCTTGGATCCCCTGCTACGCGCCTGGGAGGAGGCCTTGAGCTCGGAGACAGGTGAGCTCCAACTCAGCGATGAAGACACCGAGCGCCTAGCCACCGCCAGTCATCACTGGCGTGAAGGGGTTGCTGGAAATGTGGCAGCGGCCCGCGCCTGCTTGGAACTGGCAACACCAGCAGACGATGAGGACCTGTGGCCACTGCGCTTCTTCCTGCAAGCGGAAGCAGATCCAACCCTCAAGCTGCCCGCGGGAGCAGCCTGGGCGGCAGGCCCCAGCGGCCTCCAACTCGGGGAAATCAAGGTGGATCAGCCCAGCGAGGTCTTGCTCGAGGGCATGGGCCGAGCCCTGACCGTGTTCCAGCCGATCGAACGCGGGCTGGACAGCGCCACACCCGAGAGCATGCAGCTCACACCAGCTGAAGCCTTTGTTTTGGTGCGCACAGCAGCCAGACAGCTACGGGATGTGGGCGTAGGCGTTGACCTACCACCAAGCCTTTCTGGAGGGCTGGCCAGCCGGCTTGGCCTCGCCATCAAGGCAGAGCTCTCCGAGCGCTCGCGAGGCTTCACGCTCGGTGAAAACCTCGACTGGAGCTGGGAGCTGATGATCGGCGGGGTGACGCTGACCTTGCGAGAACTTGAGCGACTGGCGGGAAAGCGCAGCCCTCTGGTGCGTCACAAAGGCGCTTGGATCGAACTACGCCCCAATGACCTCAAAAATGCGGAGCGCTTTTGCGCCGCCAATCCAGACCTGAGCCTCGACGACGCGCTTCGGCTTACTGCCACCGAAGGCGACACGATGATGCGCCTGCCGGTGCATCAATTTGATGCTGGTCCGCGGCTGCAAGCCGTGCTGGAGCAATACCACCAGCAGAAGGCACCAGACCCTCTCCCCGCCCCCGAAGGATTTTCAGGTCAACTCAGGCCCTACCAAGAGCGAGGGCTCGGCTGGCTTGCCTTCCTGCATCGCTTTGACCAAGGCGCCTGCTTGGCCGATGACATGGGCCTCGGCAAAACGATCCAGCTGCTGGCCTTTCTGCAACACCTCAAGGCAGAAAACGAACTCAAGCGCTCGGTGCTTTTAATTGCGCCCACATCCGTGCTCACCAATTGGAAGCGGGAGGCAACAGCGTTCACGCCCGAGCTCAATGTGCATGAGCACTACGGTCCAAAACGCCCCAGCACCCCAGCAGCACTGAAGAAAGCGCTGAAGGATGTGGATCTCGTGCTCACCAGCTACGGCCTGTTGCAACGCGACAGTGAACTGCTCGAAAGTCACGATTGGCAAGGTCTCGTGATCGATGAAGCGCAGGCGATTAAAAACCCCTCCGCGAAACAAAGCCAAGCCGTCCGTGACCTGGCCCGTCCCAAAAAGAACAGTCGTTTTCGCATCGCACTCACTGGCACACCGGTTGAAAACCGCGTCAGCGAGCTCTGGGCCCTGATGGACTTCCTCAATCCACGGGTTCTGGGAGAGGAAGAATTTTTCCGGCATCGCTATCGCATGCCAATTGAGCGTTACGGAGACCTGTCCTCCCTTCGCGACCTCAAGGCCAGGGTGGGACCGTTCATCCTCAGACGACTGAAAACCGACAAATCGATCATCTCGGATCTGCCCGAGAAGGTGGAATTGAGCGAATGGGTGGGTCTGAGCAAAGAGCAGAAGTCGCTGTATGCCAAAACCGTTGAAGACACCTTGGATGCCATTGCCCGCGCTCCGCATGGCAAACGTCATGGTCAGGTGTTGGGGCTGCTCACCAAGCTCAAGCAGATCTGCAACCACCCTGCCCTTGCCCTCAAGGAGCAGGGTGCAAGCGAGGATTTCCTCAAGCGGTCCGTGAAGCTGCAGCGTCTCGAAGAAATTCTGGACGAGGTGGTTGAAGCAGGGGATCGAGCCTTGCTCTTCACCCAGTTCGCGGAATGGGGCAAGTTGCTCCAGGATTATTTGCAGCGTCGCTGGCGCAGTGAAGTTCCCTTCCTCAGCGGCAGCACCAGCAAAAGTGAACGGCAAGCCATGGTTGATCGCTTCCAGGAGGACCCGCGCGGGCCTCAGCTTTTTCTCTTATCACTCAAAGCTGGTGGTGTCGGCCTCAACCTCACGCGCGCCAGTCATGTCTTTCACATCGACCGTTGGTGGAATCCCGCCGTTGAGAATCAAGCCACGGACCGCGCCTATCGCATCGGCCAAACGAACCGGGTGATGGTGCATAAGTTCATCACCAGCGGCTCCGTTGAGGAGAAAATTGACCGCATGATTCGGGAGAAGTCCAGACTGGCGGAAGACATCATTGGCTCCGGCGAAGACTGGCTAGGAGGACTTGAAATGGGACAGCTCAAAGAGCTCGTAAGCCTGGAGGACAACCAATCATGA